One window of Bacteroidota bacterium genomic DNA carries:
- a CDS encoding metallophosphoesterase yields MKTSIAIIFVSIVLLVYSSVNYYIFIRGYHSIPEGKNYRIIYTSIFLILATSFVIGRFGMYFLPEKLSTIFIRVGSFWMAFMLYFFLLVLVFDIIKGVHHFTNFLPSVITDSMLKTKQILFIISVISIGLLVLGGHINALNPRIKKLNLNIEKNIEGRSNLQIALISDLHLGYVIDRKYLAKVVKKINNLDPDIVLLAGDMLDEDIKPVLSKNMGKEFLKLKAPLGVIGITGNHEYIGNAEKSCKYLEDCGVKILRDSSVLVDNSFYIIGREDRDKKRYSKTDRQNINALSEHLDKSKALIMLDHQPYDFDEKENAGIDLSLHGHTHHGQMWPLSFITKAIFKLSWGHLQQGKSHFYTSSGVGGWGPRVRIGNRPEIVFIELTFN; encoded by the coding sequence ATGAAAACCTCCATTGCGATCATTTTCGTTTCCATAGTACTCCTTGTATATTCATCCGTTAATTACTACATATTTATACGGGGTTATCATTCCATTCCTGAAGGAAAAAACTATCGTATAATTTATACATCAATATTTCTGATCTTGGCTACTTCTTTTGTTATTGGTCGATTTGGGATGTATTTTCTACCGGAAAAATTATCAACAATTTTTATTCGTGTGGGTTCTTTTTGGATGGCTTTTATGTTGTATTTCTTTCTCTTGGTTTTGGTTTTTGACATAATCAAAGGTGTGCATCATTTTACCAATTTCCTTCCTTCAGTAATCACCGATTCAATGCTAAAAACCAAACAGATATTATTTATTATATCCGTGATTTCAATCGGTTTGCTTGTTCTCGGTGGTCATATAAACGCACTAAATCCAAGAATCAAAAAATTAAATCTAAATATTGAAAAGAATATTGAAGGACGCTCAAACCTGCAAATAGCCCTGATTAGTGATTTGCATTTGGGTTATGTAATCGATCGAAAATATTTGGCTAAAGTAGTAAAGAAAATAAATAATCTGGATCCGGATATTGTTCTATTAGCCGGAGATATGTTAGATGAAGATATTAAACCTGTTTTGTCAAAAAACATGGGGAAAGAGTTTCTGAAATTGAAAGCACCACTGGGAGTAATTGGGATTACAGGAAACCATGAATATATTGGAAATGCTGAAAAGTCCTGCAAATATCTTGAAGACTGTGGGGTGAAAATATTGAGAGATTCTTCCGTATTGGTTGATAATAGTTTTTATATAATCGGCCGAGAAGATCGAGACAAAAAGCGGTATAGCAAAACAGATAGACAAAATATAAACGCCTTAAGCGAACATCTTGATAAAAGCAAAGCGTTAATCATGCTCGACCATCAACCCTACGATTTTGATGAGAAAGAAAATGCTGGCATTGATTTATCTCTTCACGGACATACCCATCATGGCCAAATGTGGCCTCTCAGTTTTATTACCAAAGCTATTTTTAAACTTAGTTGGGGACATTTACAGCAAGGGAAATCGCATTTTTATACTTCATCCGGAGTGGGTGGATGGGGGCCAAGAGTTCGAATTGGCAACAGACCTGAAATTGTATTTATCGAATTGACTTTTAATTAA
- the menD gene encoding 2-succinyl-5-enolpyruvyl-6-hydroxy-3-cyclohexene-1-carboxylic-acid synthase has translation MAKDINQITHNLIEICDKLSIRYAVLAPGSRSAPLALAFIRKENIKHFVVSDERSAAYMALGIARKTGETVALVCTSGTATLNFAPAIAEAYNQGIPLLVLTADRPVEWVNQGENQTINQENIYEPNIRKSYRLNISYPDIDAEKEAYRLLSEAIHKCKFPFPGPVHVNIPLREPLYENYKKASIPDYKLIRQENAVIDLSKNRYKELFQQLVTPKKVMILAGMLAPDTKLRRTLNKLFTLTDLVFVRDITANLSDFERAITFPEQIIKDADENLLKKLQPELLITFGNYIISKELRQFIRNYPPKYHWHIGIHSSFIDTYQSLTRVLPVAPASFFSNLLREVKVFEKRSYSGYYRLWEKANSKAIQTVAQKCEQDSELGYYKKIVNAIPKNAVLHIGNSSSIRFANELSLFENKNAKNIEVFSNRGSSGIDGSLSTAVGSSIVSDKLHFVIIGDQSLMYDRNALWNKYIKPNLKIILINNKGGQIFSRMEGPASQNELDEYFVNHVETDFKILANQHKLNYSKATHLETFDKVFKKFVKENGAACVLEIDI, from the coding sequence ATGGCAAAAGACATAAACCAGATTACACACAATCTTATTGAAATTTGTGATAAGCTTTCTATACGCTATGCAGTTTTAGCTCCGGGTTCCAGATCAGCTCCTTTAGCTCTTGCGTTTATTCGAAAAGAAAACATCAAGCATTTTGTTGTTAGCGATGAAAGATCTGCCGCTTATATGGCTCTTGGTATTGCCAGAAAAACAGGTGAAACTGTGGCTTTGGTATGCACCTCGGGAACAGCCACCCTAAACTTTGCTCCTGCCATTGCAGAAGCATATAACCAAGGGATTCCGCTTTTGGTTCTAACAGCAGACCGACCTGTTGAGTGGGTGAATCAAGGAGAAAACCAAACCATCAATCAGGAAAATATTTATGAACCAAATATCCGTAAAAGCTATCGTTTAAATATTTCTTATCCTGATATAGATGCAGAAAAGGAAGCATATAGGCTATTATCTGAAGCAATTCACAAATGTAAATTTCCATTTCCCGGACCTGTTCATGTAAATATTCCTCTTCGAGAACCCCTTTATGAAAATTATAAAAAAGCATCGATACCTGACTATAAGTTAATACGACAAGAAAATGCTGTAATTGATTTGTCTAAAAATCGCTATAAGGAGTTATTTCAACAATTGGTTACACCTAAAAAAGTGATGATTTTGGCAGGGATGTTAGCACCTGATACAAAACTTAGGCGAACATTAAACAAACTTTTCACACTTACAGACTTAGTTTTTGTCAGAGATATTACTGCAAACTTATCTGATTTTGAAAGGGCGATTACCTTTCCTGAGCAAATCATAAAAGATGCTGATGAAAATTTGCTAAAAAAATTACAACCAGAATTACTGATTACTTTCGGAAATTATATCATTTCGAAAGAATTACGACAATTTATCCGAAACTATCCCCCAAAATATCATTGGCACATTGGAATTCATTCCAGTTTCATCGATACCTATCAATCATTGACCCGTGTTCTTCCAGTTGCTCCTGCATCATTTTTCAGCAATTTATTAAGAGAAGTAAAAGTATTTGAAAAACGTAGTTATTCAGGTTATTATCGATTGTGGGAAAAGGCGAATTCTAAAGCCATTCAAACAGTTGCGCAAAAATGCGAACAGGATAGTGAATTAGGCTATTACAAAAAAATAGTAAATGCAATTCCTAAAAATGCCGTTCTTCATATTGGCAATAGTTCTTCCATACGATTTGCAAATGAATTGAGTTTATTTGAAAATAAAAATGCAAAAAACATAGAAGTATTTAGCAATCGGGGTAGCTCTGGAATTGATGGAAGCTTAAGCACAGCAGTTGGCTCATCCATCGTTAGCGATAAACTCCATTTTGTTATTATTGGCGATCAAAGCCTGATGTATGACCGTAACGCACTTTGGAATAAATACATTAAACCCAATCTAAAAATCATCCTCATTAATAATAAAGGTGGTCAGATATTCAGTCGTATGGAAGGTCCAGCCAGTCAAAATGAACTGGACGAATATTTTGTAAATCATGTTGAAACTGATTTCAAAATACTTGCAAACCAACATAAACTTAATTATAGCAAAGCTACACATCTGGAAACCTTCGATAAAGTATTTAAGAAGTTTGTAAAAGAAAATGGTGCAGCTTGTGTGTTAGAAATTGACATTTAG
- a CDS encoding isochorismate synthase, whose product MTKLSTDIKSTLFQAIDKKQTFAAWRLPDESNIQFIEGQISSKRISDLSSTAFIISPFENNENTFLVIEENRDKSEIAKHFIKEDPVKHHSKSDYLNLVSKGIQAIKNGQFEKVVLSRMEEVELPTSFHAAELFLRLVESYPKAFVSIVNSIETGTWIGASPELLLKKEGKEIQSISLAGTISKSNSGNLEDISSKDRVEQEIVSQFIREKLDSFHIAFDESNPQIVNTGNLNHIKTSFIASETEISLEQLILGLHPTPAICGYPKDISKTFILKNEDYSRQLYGGILGPVYHQNKAELYVNLRCIQVTREKGYLYAGAGILQDSIPENEWQETVKKMDTLRSLL is encoded by the coding sequence ATGACCAAATTGAGCACAGATATTAAGTCCACACTTTTTCAAGCAATCGACAAGAAACAAACTTTTGCCGCTTGGCGACTTCCTGATGAAAGCAATATTCAATTCATTGAAGGCCAGATTTCAAGCAAAAGAATTTCTGATCTCAGTTCAACTGCATTTATTATTTCACCTTTTGAGAATAATGAAAATACGTTTTTAGTAATTGAGGAAAATCGAGATAAAAGCGAAATTGCAAAACATTTTATAAAAGAAGATCCAGTAAAACACCATTCAAAATCCGATTATCTTAATCTTGTATCGAAAGGTATACAAGCTATTAAGAATGGGCAATTCGAAAAAGTGGTTCTATCGCGTATGGAAGAGGTTGAACTTCCCACCTCATTTCATGCTGCTGAGCTGTTTTTAAGATTGGTTGAATCTTACCCGAAAGCATTTGTATCTATCGTAAATTCGATTGAAACAGGAACATGGATAGGAGCTTCCCCAGAATTATTACTTAAAAAAGAAGGGAAAGAAATTCAAAGTATTTCGTTGGCCGGTACAATTAGTAAATCTAATAGCGGAAACCTTGAAGATATCAGCTCAAAAGATCGAGTTGAACAAGAAATAGTTTCTCAATTCATACGCGAAAAATTAGATTCTTTTCACATTGCATTTGATGAATCAAATCCTCAAATAGTGAATACAGGTAACCTGAATCATATTAAAACATCCTTCATTGCCAGTGAAACTGAGATTTCGCTTGAGCAACTTATTTTAGGTTTGCATCCTACTCCAGCCATTTGTGGTTATCCTAAAGATATTTCTAAAACATTTATTCTGAAAAATGAGGATTATTCCAGGCAACTATACGGTGGCATTTTAGGACCCGTTTATCATCAAAATAAAGCTGAACTTTACGTTAATTTACGATGTATTCAAGTTACTCGCGAGAAAGGATATTTATATGCGGGCGCAGGCATTTTGCAAGACTCCATTCCTGAAAATGAGTGGCAGGAAACCGTAAAGAAAATGGATACACTCAGGTCGTTACTTTAA
- a CDS encoding alpha/beta hydrolase, giving the protein MERKAPEIFFIDDGQGDAIVFLHGFLESHEIWDKFTDKLNGKYRIISLDLPGHGRSSVVSDNQSMEMIAEEVKTILEILGIHKCLLVGHSMGGYAAIDFASKYSRLLRGLVLFHTHVEADSDEDKINRDRTIEIVEKDHLEFLGNFTETLFAKDNLEKFPAEINNLKQIAISTSKEGAISSLRGMRDRNDHLASLTKLRIPVLMIAGDQDSRIPIDKVKKQANTAPKVRLEILHGTGHMGFVEAEKESFKLIKEFAESVFQKPKRQ; this is encoded by the coding sequence ATGGAAAGAAAAGCACCCGAAATATTTTTTATTGATGATGGTCAAGGCGATGCTATTGTCTTCCTTCATGGATTTCTTGAATCACACGAAATCTGGGATAAGTTCACCGATAAATTAAATGGAAAATACAGGATAATTAGTTTGGATTTGCCAGGTCATGGTCGGTCCTCTGTGGTATCAGATAATCAATCGATGGAAATGATTGCTGAAGAAGTTAAAACAATACTCGAAATTCTTGGAATTCACAAATGTTTATTGGTTGGCCATTCTATGGGGGGCTATGCTGCTATTGATTTTGCGTCAAAATACTCACGGCTTTTAAGAGGTTTGGTGTTGTTCCATACACATGTGGAGGCCGATTCTGATGAAGATAAGATTAATAGAGATCGGACTATTGAGATAGTTGAGAAAGATCATTTGGAATTTCTAGGAAATTTTACAGAAACATTATTTGCAAAGGATAATCTTGAAAAATTTCCAGCAGAAATTAATAATCTAAAGCAAATAGCAATCAGCACATCCAAGGAAGGGGCAATTTCGTCACTAAGAGGTATGCGAGATCGTAATGATCATTTGGCTTCATTGACAAAACTACGTATCCCTGTTCTGATGATTGCTGGCGATCAGGATTCCAGAATTCCCATTGATAAGGTGAAGAAGCAAGCTAATACAGCACCAAAAGTGAGGTTGGAAATATTGCATGGAACTGGCCATATGGGTTTTGTTGAAGCAGAGAAAGAAAGTTTCAAACTCATTAAAGAATTTGCTGAATCTGTTTTTCAAAAACCAAAACGTCAATAA
- a CDS encoding thymidylate synthase: MRQYFDLLDHILQNGIEKSDRTGTGTKSVFGYQMRFDLSKGFPLLTTKKLHLRSIIHELLWFLKGETNVKYLNDQGVSIWDDWKDENGDLGPIYGEQWVSWPKGDGTTVNQIQKCVDTINNNPDSRRIIVNAWNVGQLDEMALTPCHAMFQYYVADGKLSCQLYQRSADVFLGVPFNIASYALLTMMMAQVCGLESGDFVHTFGDAHLYINHLEQTKLQLSRTPKSLPLMKINPDVEDIFDFKFEDFELIGYDPDAHIKAPIAV; encoded by the coding sequence ATGCGACAATATTTTGATCTGCTCGATCATATTCTCCAAAATGGTATTGAAAAATCAGACCGAACAGGAACAGGGACGAAAAGTGTATTTGGGTATCAAATGCGGTTCGATCTGTCAAAAGGATTTCCGTTATTGACGACAAAAAAATTGCATTTACGATCCATCATACATGAATTACTTTGGTTCTTGAAAGGAGAAACCAATGTGAAATATTTAAACGACCAGGGTGTAAGCATTTGGGATGATTGGAAAGATGAGAATGGTGATTTGGGGCCAATTTATGGTGAGCAATGGGTAAGCTGGCCTAAAGGAGATGGAACAACTGTTAACCAAATCCAAAAATGTGTTGATACCATAAATAACAATCCGGATTCAAGAAGAATTATAGTGAATGCCTGGAATGTTGGCCAATTAGATGAAATGGCTTTAACTCCTTGTCATGCTATGTTTCAGTATTATGTAGCCGATGGAAAACTGAGTTGTCAATTGTATCAACGAAGTGCGGATGTTTTTTTGGGTGTTCCATTTAATATAGCATCTTATGCTTTGCTCACAATGATGATGGCACAGGTCTGTGGATTAGAATCTGGTGATTTTGTGCATACTTTTGGTGATGCGCATTTGTATATTAATCATTTGGAACAAACCAAACTTCAATTGAGTCGAACTCCTAAATCTTTACCTTTAATGAAAATTAATCCTGATGTAGAGGATATTTTTGATTTCAAGTTTGAAGATTTTGAACTCATAGGATATGATCCTGATGCACACATTAAAGCACCCATAGCTGTTTAA
- a CDS encoding dihydrofolate reductase, producing MISIIVAIAENNAIGKNNDLLWHISDDLKRFKKLTTGHKIIMGKNTYLSLPRRPLPNRTSIVITDVATEKFEGTETVYCIDEAVKFCPPDEECFIIGGGMIYNQFMPIADRLYLTKVHQVYDADVFFPEINYAEWTEVSREDHPKSESNPLGYSYLLLERNK from the coding sequence ATGATTTCAATTATAGTAGCCATAGCAGAAAATAATGCAATAGGAAAGAACAATGATTTATTGTGGCATATTTCTGACGACCTAAAAAGGTTTAAAAAGTTAACCACTGGTCATAAAATAATAATGGGGAAAAACACCTATTTGTCTTTACCCAGAAGACCTTTACCCAATCGAACCAGTATTGTGATTACTGATGTTGCCACTGAAAAGTTTGAAGGTACAGAAACGGTTTATTGTATTGATGAAGCTGTGAAATTTTGCCCGCCCGATGAAGAATGTTTTATTATTGGAGGGGGAATGATTTATAATCAGTTTATGCCAATTGCTGATCGACTTTATCTTACAAAAGTGCATCAAGTTTATGATGCAGATGTGTTTTTCCCAGAAATTAACTATGCTGAATGGACAGAGGTTTCAAGAGAAGATCATCCTAAAAGTGAAAGCAATCCATTGGGCTATTCCTATTTACTATTAGAGCGCAATAAATAA
- a CDS encoding dihydrofolate reductase: MRVSLIAALSENNVIGRNRGMPWHMPEDLKYFFRVTKNHHVIMGRRTFHEFGVSKPLPDRVNLIVSHEKNLKLKGTIVFNSIESAIGFAKANKEEEIFIIGGGNIYKQTIKIANRLYLTRIHTLINDGDTFFPEINWNEWTCISTNNRNKDVNNPFDYSFMIYDRV; this comes from the coding sequence ATGAGAGTTTCACTTATTGCTGCCTTATCTGAAAACAATGTAATTGGACGTAATAGAGGAATGCCATGGCACATGCCTGAAGATTTGAAGTATTTCTTTAGGGTAACTAAAAACCATCATGTGATAATGGGAAGGCGAACTTTTCATGAATTTGGCGTAAGTAAACCACTTCCTGATCGAGTAAACCTGATAGTAAGTCATGAAAAGAATTTAAAACTAAAAGGAACTATTGTTTTTAATTCTATAGAATCAGCCATTGGTTTTGCAAAAGCAAATAAGGAAGAAGAAATATTTATAATAGGTGGTGGAAACATTTATAAGCAAACAATAAAAATTGCCAATCGATTATATTTAACCCGTATTCATACATTAATTAATGATGGAGATACATTTTTCCCAGAAATCAATTGGAATGAATGGACGTGTATTTCAACAAATAATCGAAATAAGGATGTAAATAATCCGTTTGATTATTCATTTATGATTTACGATCGAGTCTAA
- a CDS encoding proline--tRNA ligase, with protein sequence MAKKITSRQQDYSQWYNDLVKEGQLAEHSAVKGSMVIKPYGYAIWENIQSDLDRRFKETGHQNAYFPLFVPKSFLSKEAAHVEGFAKECAVVTHYRLKTSEDGKSIVVDPDAKLEEELIVRPTSETIIWNTYKNWIQSYRDLPLLINQWANVVRWEMRTRLFLRTSEFLWQEGHTAHASSQEAVAEARLILDIYADFAENYLAIPVHKGLKTVNERFAGAVDTYCIEALMQDGKALQAGTSHFLGQNFAKAFDVKFQSKEGKQELVWATSWGVSTRLIGGLIMAHSDDHGLILPPNVAPIKVVIVPIYKTDEEWAKVDEVAKRITKELKSLGISVKYDDDDNRKPGWKFAEYELKGVPLRIAIGPRDVEKNSVELARRDTLTKEFVSADNLGQYISDLLPVIQKSIFNKALKNREENTHSANSYDELKDILKNKGGFVWANWDGTTETEIKIKEETKATIRFIPLEEEKIEGNCIYSGKAAKHRVVFAKAY encoded by the coding sequence ATGGCAAAGAAAATAACTAGCAGACAACAGGATTACTCACAGTGGTACAATGACCTTGTGAAAGAAGGGCAATTGGCAGAGCATTCTGCTGTGAAAGGATCAATGGTTATTAAGCCTTACGGATATGCCATTTGGGAAAATATCCAGTCAGATCTTGACCGAAGATTCAAGGAAACAGGCCACCAGAACGCTTATTTCCCACTTTTTGTGCCAAAATCATTCCTAAGTAAAGAAGCCGCTCATGTAGAAGGTTTTGCAAAAGAATGTGCTGTAGTTACACATTACAGATTAAAAACTTCGGAAGATGGAAAATCAATAGTTGTTGATCCGGATGCAAAATTAGAAGAAGAATTAATTGTTCGACCAACTTCTGAAACTATTATTTGGAATACGTATAAAAACTGGATTCAGTCTTATAGAGATTTACCCTTGTTGATTAATCAATGGGCCAATGTGGTTCGCTGGGAAATGAGAACACGTCTTTTTCTGCGCACTTCAGAGTTTTTATGGCAAGAAGGTCATACAGCTCATGCCAGCTCTCAAGAAGCAGTTGCTGAAGCAAGATTGATCCTTGATATTTATGCAGATTTCGCTGAAAATTATTTGGCCATACCTGTTCATAAAGGTTTGAAAACTGTAAATGAACGATTTGCAGGTGCTGTTGACACTTATTGTATAGAAGCTCTGATGCAAGATGGGAAAGCACTTCAAGCAGGTACATCACATTTCCTGGGTCAAAATTTTGCAAAAGCATTTGATGTAAAGTTTCAAAGCAAAGAAGGCAAACAGGAATTGGTATGGGCAACATCATGGGGTGTATCTACCCGACTGATTGGTGGCTTAATTATGGCTCATTCTGATGATCATGGATTAATTCTTCCTCCAAATGTTGCTCCAATTAAAGTAGTTATTGTTCCTATTTACAAAACAGATGAAGAATGGGCAAAGGTTGATGAGGTTGCAAAAAGAATCACAAAAGAATTAAAATCCTTAGGCATTTCTGTTAAATACGATGATGATGATAATAGAAAGCCAGGATGGAAATTTGCAGAATATGAATTAAAAGGGGTTCCTTTACGAATTGCAATTGGGCCAAGGGATGTTGAAAAAAACAGTGTGGAATTAGCCAGACGAGACACCCTGACGAAAGAGTTTGTATCAGCTGATAATCTTGGACAATACATTTCAGATTTACTTCCTGTAATCCAGAAAAGTATTTTCAACAAAGCGTTAAAAAATAGAGAAGAAAATACCCATAGTGCAAACAGTTATGACGAATTGAAAGACATTCTGAAAAATAAAGGTGGTTTTGTTTGGGCAAATTGGGACGGTACAACCGAAACTGAAATAAAAATTAAGGAAGAAACAAAAGCTACCATTAGGTTTATTCCTTTGGAAGAAGAAAAAATAGAAGGAAACTGTATTTATTCAGGAAAAGCCGCAAAACATCGGGTAGTATTTGCTAAAGCATATTAA
- a CDS encoding HAD family hydrolase encodes MNTFKRKIKGVIFDLDGTLINSIEDIKDSLNHILKTHDHPIITTKKCSALVGHGLFDLVKHSVPEEFREKPYLDLLVSEMREEYTTRWLDKTALYDGVDEMLNQLSKRKYVFAVLSNKVQTSTQTLVSQLLSNWHFSVVAGAIPERPLKPHPASIRFVLDELGLQADEVIFVGDGDADVLAAQSISMKVIAVSWGYRTKQSLSALSPDYMIDHPNQILDILL; translated from the coding sequence TTGAATACATTCAAACGAAAAATTAAAGGTGTCATTTTTGATTTAGATGGCACCTTAATTAATAGTATAGAGGATATTAAAGATTCCTTAAACCATATACTAAAAACGCACGATCATCCTATAATTACAACAAAAAAGTGCAGTGCACTAGTTGGTCATGGATTGTTTGATTTAGTCAAGCATTCAGTTCCTGAAGAATTTAGAGAAAAGCCTTATTTGGATTTGCTTGTTTCAGAAATGAGAGAAGAATATACCACAAGATGGCTTGATAAAACAGCTCTTTATGATGGTGTAGATGAGATGTTAAACCAACTAAGTAAACGAAAGTATGTGTTTGCTGTATTATCTAACAAAGTTCAAACAAGTACACAAACCTTAGTAAGCCAGTTGTTATCAAACTGGCATTTCAGTGTTGTAGCTGGAGCTATACCCGAAAGGCCACTCAAGCCACATCCTGCTTCCATTCGCTTCGTTCTGGACGAGTTGGGTCTTCAAGCAGATGAAGTGATTTTCGTAGGAGATGGGGATGCTGACGTATTAGCAGCTCAAAGTATTTCTATGAAAGTGATTGCAGTTAGCTGGGGCTATCGAACAAAGCAATCGTTAAGCGCTTTGAGTCCTGATTACATGATCGATCATCCTAATCAAATTCTTGACATTTTACTTTAA
- a CDS encoding co-chaperone GroES, with protein sequence MALNIKPLADRVIIEAAKAEETTTSGIIIPDTAKEKPQKGTVVAVGPGTKDEPTTVKNGDVVLYGKYAGTEIKIDGTDYLIMKESDILAVI encoded by the coding sequence ATGGCATTAAATATTAAACCATTAGCTGACAGGGTTATAATTGAGGCCGCAAAGGCTGAAGAAACAACCACTTCTGGAATTATTATTCCTGATACAGCCAAAGAAAAACCACAAAAAGGTACAGTTGTCGCAGTAGGTCCTGGTACGAAAGATGAACCAACTACAGTTAAAAATGGTGATGTAGTACTTTATGGAAAGTATGCAGGTACAGAAATTAAAATTGATGGTACTGATTATCTTATTATGAAAGAATCAGATATACTTGCAGTTATCTAA
- the groL gene encoding chaperonin GroEL (60 kDa chaperone family; promotes refolding of misfolded polypeptides especially under stressful conditions; forms two stacked rings of heptamers to form a barrel-shaped 14mer; ends can be capped by GroES; misfolded proteins enter the barrel where they are refolded when GroES binds), whose product MAKNIEFDSAARDHLKKGVDALANAVKVTLGPRGRNVVIDKKFGSPQVTKDGVTVAKEIELADSIENMGAQMIKEVASRTSDAAGDGTTTATILAQAIITEGLKNVTAGANPMDLKRGIDKAVKAVVKELGAMSNPVGDNNEKIKQIATISANNDDEIGGLIAQAMAKVQNEGVITVEEAKGTETYVDVVEGMQFDRGYLSPYFITNSEKMETELEDPYILLYDKKISNMKELLPVLEKVVQTGKPLLIIAEDIEGEALATLVVNKIRGTFKVAAVKAPGFGDRRKAMLEDIAILVGGTVISEERGYNLDNADLTYLGTCEKVTIDKDNTTIVNGKGKKEDIEARISQIKAQIETTTSDYDKEKLQERLAKLAGGVAVLYVGASSEIEMKEKKDRVDDALNATRAAVEEGIIPGGGVGYIRALPVLDKVKFDNLDEKTGIQIIRKAIESPLRIIVTNAGNDGSIVLEKVKEGKGDFGYNARTESYENLYETGVIDPTKVTRIALENAASVAGMVLTTECVISDIPEDSPPMPPMDPGMGGGMY is encoded by the coding sequence ATGGCAAAGAATATTGAATTTGATTCAGCCGCACGAGATCATTTAAAGAAAGGTGTTGATGCATTGGCAAATGCAGTTAAAGTAACATTAGGCCCTAGAGGTAGAAATGTAGTTATCGATAAAAAATTTGGTTCACCTCAAGTAACAAAAGATGGTGTTACAGTGGCTAAAGAAATCGAATTGGCAGACAGTATTGAAAACATGGGTGCTCAAATGATTAAGGAAGTTGCATCCAGAACATCTGATGCTGCTGGTGATGGTACTACCACAGCAACAATTCTTGCTCAGGCCATTATAACCGAGGGATTAAAAAATGTTACTGCAGGTGCTAATCCAATGGATCTTAAGAGAGGAATTGACAAAGCAGTTAAAGCTGTTGTTAAAGAATTAGGAGCAATGTCAAATCCTGTTGGAGACAACAACGAAAAAATTAAGCAAATAGCAACAATTTCTGCAAATAATGATGATGAAATTGGTGGACTGATTGCTCAGGCCATGGCAAAAGTGCAAAACGAAGGTGTTATTACTGTTGAAGAAGCCAAAGGAACAGAAACGTATGTTGATGTTGTAGAAGGTATGCAGTTCGATAGAGGTTATTTATCACCTTATTTTATTACCAATTCAGAAAAAATGGAAACTGAATTGGAAGATCCATATATTTTACTTTATGACAAGAAAATCTCAAACATGAAGGAATTACTTCCTGTTCTTGAGAAAGTTGTTCAAACGGGTAAGCCACTTCTGATTATTGCTGAAGATATCGAAGGTGAAGCATTAGCAACATTAGTAGTAAATAAAATCAGAGGTACATTTAAAGTTGCTGCTGTTAAAGCACCTGGTTTTGGTGATAGAAGAAAAGCAATGCTTGAAGATATTGCCATTCTTGTGGGTGGTACTGTTATTTCTGAAGAAAGAGGTTATAACCTGGATAATGCTGATTTGACCTATCTAGGTACTTGCGAAAAAGTAACCATCGACAAAGACAATACTACAATTGTAAACGGTAAAGGAAAGAAAGAAGATATCGAAGCTAGAATCAGTCAGATTAAAGCTCAGATTGAAACAACAACTTCTGATTATGATAAAGAGAAACTGCAAGAGCGTTTAGCTAAATTAGCTGGTGGTGTTGCTGTACTTTATGTTGGTGCTTCTTCCGAAATCGAAATGAAAGAGAAAAAAGACCGCGTTGACGATGCATTGAATGCAACACGCGCAGCGGTTGAAGAAGGTATCATCCCAGGTGGTGGAGTTGGATATATTCGTGCTCTTCCTGTATTGGATAAAGTGAAATTTGACAACCTCGATGAAAAAACAGGTATTCAGATTATCCGCAAAGCAATCGAAAGTCCGCTCAGAATTATTGTAACCAATGCTGGTAACGATGGTTCTATTGTACTTGAGAAAGTGAAAGAAGGTAAAGGTGATTTTGGATACAATGCCAGAACTGAATCATATGAAAATTTATATGAGACAGGTGTTATTGATCCAACTAAAGTAACCAGAATTGCTTTGGAAAATGCCGCATCAGTTGCTGGTATGGTTTTAACCACAGAATGTGTTATTTCTGATATTCCAGAGGATTCACCTCCAATGCCTCCAATGGATCCAGGAATGGGTGGAGGAATGTACTAG